Proteins found in one Carassius auratus strain Wakin chromosome 12, ASM336829v1, whole genome shotgun sequence genomic segment:
- the ace gene encoding angiotensin-converting enzyme, with protein MYGAVVLLTLISWSAALKPEWIPGNYPSTEAGAEDFVRDYNSTAEEVFYFSTEASWNYNTNLTDHNSQLQVSASLEEQAFTEAWGQKAKATFSDSLMESFTNPDLKKIISQINVLGPANLPTAERERYNTILSQMDSIYSKAKVCPSSEECWSLEPELTDIMATSRSYKRLLYAWEGWHNASGVPLRSLYPEFVELSNKASRMDGFDDTGAYWLSWYESDTFKQDLENLFKQLEPLYQNLHAFVRRKLYDYYGPKYINLKGPIPAHLLGNMWSQTWNNVYNMMIPFPNKPNVDVTDTMVAKGYNATHMFRVAEEFFTSLGLLEMPPEFWDKAMLEKPTDGRDVVCHASAWDFYNRKDFRIKQCTTVTMEQLFTVHHEMGHVEYYLQYKEQPVSFRSGANPGFHEAIGDVLSLSVSTPKHLHTIGLLDQVTDDAESDINYLLKMALEKIAFLPFGYLIDQWRWGVFSGQTPPERYNAEWWHLRTKYQGICPPTRRTEEHFDAGAKYHIPGNTPYIRYFVSFILQFQFHQKLCQAAGHTGPLHKCDIYRSREAGAVLEKVLKAGSSKPWTEVLQEALGTNKMDASALMSYFEPVTTWLKEQNAKTGETLGWPDFNWVPPVPEGYPEDIGKITDEMQAKQFLEEYNSTAEEVWNAYTEASWTYNTDITEANKEIMLQKNLEMANHTKIYGLEARKFDTSDFQDESVKRILTKLSDLERAALSEKDLIEYNNLLASMETLYSVATVCKNQSTCLPLDPDLNKIMAESRDYDELLFAWQGWRNASGRELRSSYKRYVELANLAAKSNGHTDNGAFWRSLYETPTFEEDLEALWKDLEPLYINVHAYVRRALHKKYGAERVNLKGPIPAHLLGNMWAQTWSGIMDLVIPYPDATQVDATPAMIAQGWDPKRMFEESDRFFTSIGLLPMPPEFWSKSMLEKPTDGREVVCHASAWDFYNRNDFRIKQCTVVTMDDLITVHHEMGHVQYFLQYKDQPISFRDGANPGFHEAIGDVLALSVSTPKHLQSIGLLDKVEDNKESTINFLMSIALDKIAFLPFGYLMDQWRWKVFDGRISSSEYNKEWWNMRMKYQGLCPPVPRTEEDFDPGAKFHIPANVPYVRYFVSFVIQFQLHKALCEAAGQPAPLHNCDIYKSTEAGKLLGDVMKMGFSKPWPEAMTLITGQPKMSVQPLMEYFQPLIEWLEEENKKNGEVLGWPEYDWTPYQITSVMEEKPKAVNFLGLSVDEAGAVAGQWILLVLSIVFLLGIIYLVYRYRKTKRLQDKSMSQMELK; from the exons GTTTCTGCGTCTTTGGAGGAGCAGGCTTTCACAGAGGCATGGGGTCAAAAAGCAAAGGCTACCTTCAGTGATTCTCTCATGGAGAGCTTCACTAATCCAGACCTGAAGAAAATCATCAGTCAGATCAATGTTCTGGGACCCGCCAATCTCCCAACCGCAGAGAGAGAGCGG TACAATACCATTCTGAGCCAGATGGACAGCATCTACTCCAAGGCAAAGGTGTGTCCCTCTTCAGAGGAATGCTGGTCTTTGGAGCCTG AGCTCACAGATATAATGGCTACCTCAAGAAGTTATAAGAGGCTTCTGTATGCCTGGGAAGGGTGGCACAACGCCTCAGGAGTCCCACTCAGATCCCTCTACCCTGAGTTTGTGGAGCTCAGCAACAAGGCATCTCGGATGGATG GCTTTGATGATACAGGCGCTTACTGGCTTTCCTGGTACGAATCTGACACCTTCAAGCAAGACCTAGAGAATCTGTTTAAACAGCTTGAACCTCTTTACCAAAACCTGCATGCCTTTGTTCGCCGAAAGCTCTACGACTACTATGGTCCTAAATACATCAACCTCAAGGGTCCCATCCCCGCCCACCTCTTGG GCAATATGTGGTCACAAACGTGGAACAACGTCTACAACATGATGATCCCTTTTCCTAATAAGCCCAATGTAGATGTGACAGACACCATGGTTGCTAAA GGTTATAATGCTACTCACATGTTCCGGGTGGCTGAGGAGTTCTTCACCTCTCTGGGTTTGCTCGAAATGCCTCCTGAGTTTTGGGACAAGGCCATGCTGGAGAAACCCACTGACGGAAGGGATGTGGTCTGCCATGCCTCAGCCTGGGACTTCTACAACCGCAAAGACTTCAG AATCAAACAGTGCACCACTGTGACTATGGAGCAGCTTTTCACCGTGCATCACGAGATGGGACATGTGGAGTATTACCTGCAGTACAAAGAGCAGCCGGTCAGCTTCAGGAGTGGAGCCAACCCTGGCTTCCATGAGGCCATAGGAGATgtgctgtctctctctgtgtccaCACCCAAACATCTCCACACCATCGGCCTCCTGGACCAAGTGACCGATGATGCTG AGAGTGACATCAACTACCTGCTGAAGATGGCTTTGGAAAAGATCGCCTTCCTTCCTTTTGGATACCTTATTGATCAGTGGCGCTGGGGTGTGTTTAGTGGACAAACACCGCCTGAACGTTACAATGCAGAATGGTGGCACCTCAG AACAAAATACCAAGGCATCTGTCCACCAACCAGACGCACAGAGGAGCATTTTGATGCTGGAGCGAAATATCACATTCCTGGAAACACACCGTACATCAG ATACTTTGTGAGCTTCATTCTGCAGTTCCAGTTCCATCAGAAACTATGTCAGGCTGCTGGACATACCGGACCTCTGCACAAATGTGATATCTACAGATCAAGAGAGGCTGGAGCTGTTTTAGA GAAAGTCTTGAAGGCTGGTTCTTCAAAGCCTTGGACAGAGGTGCTACAAGAGGCTCTGGGCACTAACAAAATGGACGCCAGCGCCCTGATGAGCTATTTTGAGCCAGTTACTACCTGGCTGAAGGAACAGAATGCGAAAACAGGAGAGACGCTGGGCTGGCCTGATTTTAATTGGGTGCCACCAGTACCAGAAGGCTACCCTGAAGACATCG GTAAAATAACAGATGAGATGCAGGCCAAGCAGTTCTTAGAGGAATACAACAGCACGGCGGAGGAGGTCTGGAACGCTTACACTGAGGCCTCCTGGACCTACAACACTGACATCACTGAAGCCAACAAGGAGATCATG CTGCAAAAGAACTTGGAGATGGCCAACCACACTAAGATCTATGGACTAGAGGCCCGTAAGTTCGACACCAGCGACTTCCAGGACGAGTCGGTGAAGAGAATCCTGACCAAACTGAGTGACCTTGAGAGAGCTGCACTTTCTGAAAAAGATCTTATAGAG TACAACAATTTGCTAGCATCCATGGAGACCCTGTACAGTGTAGCCACAGTCTGCAAAAATCAATCAACTTGTCTGCCTCTAGATCCAG atctGAATAAGATCATGGCCGAGTCCAGAGATTACGATGAGCTGCTGTTCGCCTGGCAGGGTTGGCGTAATGCCTCGGGCAGAGAGCTCCGCAGCAGCTACAAGAGATACGTGGAGCTTGCCAACTTAGCTGCAAAGAGCAATG GTCACACGGATAATGGGGCATTCTGGCGCTCTCTGTATGAGACCCCCACCTTTGAGGAGGATCTGGAGGCCTTGTGGAAAGATCTAGAACCGCTCTACATCAACGTTCATGCCTATGTGCGCAGGGCACTGCACAAGAAATACGGAGCAGAACGAGTCAACCTTAAAGGACCAATTCCAGCTCATCTGCTCG GAAATATGTGGGCCCAAACGTGGTCTGGTATCATGGACCTTGTCATTCCGTACCCCGATGCCACACAAGTGGATGCCACGCCAGCCATGATAGCTCAA GGTTGGGACCCCAAGCGGATGTTTGAGGAATCAGACCGGTTCTTCACTTCTATAGGTCTTCTGCCCATGCCTCCTGAGTTCTGGAGCAAGTCCATGCTTGAAAAGCCGACAGACGGACGTGAAGTGGTCTGCCATGCTTCTGCTTGGGACTTCTACAACCGCAACGACTTCAG GATCAAGCAGTGCACAGTGGTGACCATGGACGACCTCATCACCGTGCACCATGAGATGGGCCACGTTCAGTACTTCCTGCAGTATAAGGATCAACCCATCTCTTTCCGCGACGGCGCCAACCCTGGATTCCACGAGGCCATCGGTGACGTTCTGGCCCTGTCTGTTTCCACACCTAAACATCTCCAGAGCATTGGCCTGCTGGATAAGGTGGAGGACAATAAAG AAAGCACCATCAACTTCCTGATGAGCATTGCCTTGGATAAGATTGCCTTCCTGCCTTTCGGTTACCTAATGGACCAGTGGAGGTGGAAGGTGTTTGATGGAAGGATCTCAAGCTCAGAGTACAATAAAGAGTGGTGGAACATGAG AATGAAGTACCAGGGATTGTGTCCACCTGTACCGCGCACTGAGGAAGACTTCGACCCTGGTGCAAAGTTTCACATCCCAGCTAATGTGCCCTACGTCAG GTACTTTGTGAGTTTTGTAATCCAGTTCCAGCTCCATAAAGCCCTGTGTGAAGCCGCCGGTCAGCCAGCTCCGCTCCACAACTGTGACATCTACAAGTCCACAGAAGCAGGGAAACTCCTGGG TGATGTGATGAAGATGGGCTTCAGTAAACCCTGGCCCGAAGCCATGACTTTGATTACGGGCCAGCCCAAAATGTCAGTCCAGCCTCTGATGGAGTATTTCCAGCCGCTCATTGAGTGGCTTGAAGAGGAGAACAAAAAGAACGGTGAAGTCCTGGGATGGCCAGAGTACGATTGGACACCTTACCAAA TCACTTCAGTGATGGAAGAGAAGCCGAAAGCGGTCAATTTCCTGGGTTTGAGTGTGGATGAGGCAGGCGCTGTGGCGGGACAGTGGATTCTCCTGGTTCTGAGCATCGTCTTCCTACTTGGCATTATCTATTTAGTCTACAGATACAGGAAGACTAAACGCTTACAAGACAAATCAATGTCTCAGATGGAGCTAAAGTAA